The proteins below are encoded in one region of Anaerolineales bacterium:
- a CDS encoding inorganic pyrophosphatase translates to MKDEFWVYLQQLVDTSEIIVDRPKGSIHHRYPTSPYPFDYGYLKGTTSADGAEIDIWIGTLGKKEVVGVLCTVDLLKRDTELKVLCDCTSKQVEAILDFINQGQMRGIMIPKDQQEGAEQ, encoded by the coding sequence ATGAAGGATGAATTTTGGGTTTATTTACAACAACTGGTGGACACGAGTGAGATTATTGTGGACCGGCCTAAAGGCAGCATACATCATCGTTACCCAACTAGCCCATACCCATTTGACTATGGCTATCTGAAGGGGACCACTTCCGCAGATGGAGCAGAAATCGATATATGGATTGGAACGCTAGGCAAGAAAGAGGTGGTTGGCGTGTTATGCACCGTGGATCTGTTGAAGCGAGATACAGAGCTAAAAGTCCTTTGTGATTGCACAAGCAAGCAGGTAGAAGCTATCCTAGATTTTATTAATCAAGGGCAGATGAGGGGAATCATGATCCCAAAAGATCAACAAGAAGGAGCAGAACAATGA
- a CDS encoding NUDIX hydrolase has product MSDIDQHNQDDDHSSVPQWLDWAREIQAIAQTGYHYANDEYHRQRFGRLIEIAAEIASEYSDLEYPYVLLSYQEQIGYATPRIDVRGAVFIDGQLLMVRERVDGGWTLPGGWADVGEIPSKAAEREVWEEAGYRVKARKLIGVYDANRMGRLELYHAYKIVFLCDLISGEAKPSIETSEVGFFEKNALPPVLSGERTKLRHIQDAFDCLNDPLHPSVFD; this is encoded by the coding sequence ATGTCAGATATTGATCAACACAACCAAGATGACGACCATTCCAGCGTCCCCCAATGGCTGGATTGGGCACGCGAGATCCAGGCGATTGCCCAAACAGGTTATCATTATGCGAACGACGAGTATCACCGCCAAAGATTTGGGCGCCTCATAGAGATAGCAGCTGAGATCGCCAGTGAATACTCCGACCTGGAATATCCGTACGTGCTGTTGTCTTATCAAGAGCAAATTGGTTACGCCACGCCGCGCATCGATGTTAGAGGTGCGGTTTTTATAGACGGACAATTATTAATGGTGCGAGAACGCGTGGATGGGGGATGGACTTTACCAGGAGGCTGGGCTGATGTGGGTGAGATTCCGTCCAAAGCAGCTGAAAGGGAAGTCTGGGAGGAAGCGGGATATCGGGTAAAAGCCAGGAAGCTGATTGGGGTATATGACGCCAACCGGATGGGACGTCTTGAGCTTTACCATGCTTATAAAATCGTGTTTTTATGTGATTTAATAAGCGGAGAAGCCAAACCGAGCATTGAGACCTCGGAAGTAGGTTTCTTTGAAAAAAATGCACTTCCACCGGTCTTATCAGGTGAGCGAACAAAGCTCAGGCACATCCAGGATGCATTCGATTGTCTGAATGACCCACTCCATCCATCCGTATTTGATTGA
- a CDS encoding PPOX class F420-dependent oxidoreductase, whose product MPEEYLDLLKDETKAFGFLATLMKDGSPQLTPVWFNADEKFIYINTAKGRIKDRNLRRDPRLAFVIIDPKNPYRYFQIRGKVVTITTEGAREHIDALAKKYTGAEKFSSQNPDEVRVKYTVLPEKIQLG is encoded by the coding sequence ATGCCTGAAGAGTACCTGGATTTACTCAAAGACGAAACCAAAGCGTTTGGATTTTTAGCAACTTTGATGAAAGACGGCAGCCCCCAGCTGACACCCGTGTGGTTCAATGCAGACGAGAAATTTATTTATATCAATACAGCGAAAGGCCGGATAAAAGACCGGAATCTACGGCGCGACCCACGCCTGGCATTTGTCATCATTGATCCAAAGAACCCTTACCGATATTTCCAAATCCGGGGTAAAGTCGTCACAATAACGACCGAAGGAGCCAGAGAACATATCGATGCGCTTGCCAAGAAATACACCGGGGCAGAAAAGTTTTCGAGCCAGAATCCAGATGAAGTGCGGGTAAAGTATACGGTCTTGCCAGAAAAGATCCAACTTGGATGA
- the npdG gene encoding NADPH-dependent F420 reductase, which translates to MTIGKPTISVIGGTGKEGTGLALRWARAGYQVIIGSRQAEKAVLAAQAINHQLGVNSTLGLENAQAAELAEICVLTIIPAAHDQTVEYLKPKLMGKIVVDATSRVDYLDPQPPEPPSAAQRAQDILGSGAKVVAAFQNVPAKLLKQTIDEPLEADVLVCSDDHEAAEKVVELAHAAGLSGYYAGRLANAIVVEGLTSILISMNKYYKQKNASIKVTGIAQ; encoded by the coding sequence ATGACAATCGGGAAACCGACCATTTCAGTGATTGGCGGTACTGGCAAAGAAGGCACTGGCCTGGCCTTGCGCTGGGCTCGGGCGGGTTATCAAGTGATCATCGGTTCGAGACAGGCAGAGAAAGCAGTCCTGGCTGCGCAAGCAATAAATCACCAATTAGGGGTCAACTCGACGCTAGGTCTGGAGAACGCACAGGCTGCTGAGCTAGCAGAAATCTGTGTTCTAACCATTATCCCTGCCGCCCACGATCAGACGGTCGAGTATCTAAAACCAAAATTGATGGGAAAAATTGTAGTGGATGCCACTTCAAGAGTAGATTACCTTGACCCTCAACCTCCAGAACCTCCAAGTGCTGCCCAACGAGCACAAGATATCTTAGGCTCAGGAGCTAAGGTGGTGGCTGCCTTCCAAAATGTGCCTGCCAAACTGCTAAAGCAAACGATCGATGAACCGTTGGAAGCGGATGTACTGGTTTGTTCAGACGATCATGAGGCGGCGGAGAAAGTAGTGGAATTAGCACACGCAGCTGGTCTATCGGGATATTACGCGGGCAGGCTGGCGAATGCGATCGTGGTAGAAGGGCTAACCTCGATCCTGATCAGTATGAACAAGTATTACAAACAAAAAAATGCCAGCATAAAAGTCACCGGGATAGCTCAATAA
- a CDS encoding methionine synthase I (catalyzes the formation of methionine from L-homocysteine and S-adenosyl-L-methionine), producing MQKQPFLSRIETGVILVADGATGTNLISRGLPGGLTAENWVLEQPEKIIQLHSDFINAGADIILTATFNANRVHFKGTSLESKLDEINCTAVRLTAQAIGDANIYNAGSMGPLGQLLKPLGPLSVDEAKAAYAQQAKALTTAGADLLVIETQYDLGEVTAAVDGVREVSDLPLIVSLSYDRGKRTMMGVSPAQEGKQLSVLPVDIIGINCGRSLDENLQNLVELRQNTTKPIWFKPNAGLPHLDSQGNTTYDVSPQLMGSMVLAWLKEGASIVGGCCGTTPDHLAQIAAQIKH from the coding sequence ATGCAAAAACAGCCATTTTTATCTCGAATAGAAACCGGTGTGATCCTGGTTGCAGATGGAGCAACGGGCACGAATCTGATCTCCAGGGGGCTACCAGGTGGGTTAACTGCCGAGAATTGGGTGCTGGAACAGCCCGAAAAGATCATCCAGCTCCATAGCGATTTTATCAACGCAGGAGCAGATATCATTCTGACGGCTACCTTCAATGCCAATCGTGTCCATTTTAAAGGCACTTCGCTGGAATCAAAGCTGGATGAGATCAACTGCACAGCGGTTCGCCTCACTGCACAAGCGATCGGTGATGCCAATATCTATAATGCTGGCTCAATGGGACCTTTAGGACAGTTATTAAAACCGCTTGGCCCGCTATCCGTTGATGAGGCTAAGGCAGCCTACGCCCAACAGGCAAAGGCACTCACGACCGCTGGTGCAGATTTGTTGGTGATCGAGACTCAATATGACCTGGGTGAAGTTACTGCTGCCGTGGATGGTGTGCGTGAAGTAAGTGACTTGCCCCTTATCGTTTCCCTCAGTTACGATCGTGGGAAACGCACGATGATGGGTGTTAGCCCTGCTCAGGAGGGGAAGCAGCTCAGTGTACTGCCAGTGGATATCATTGGTATTAATTGTGGGCGCAGCCTTGATGAGAACCTGCAAAACCTGGTTGAGCTTCGCCAAAACACCACGAAACCTATCTGGTTCAAGCCAAATGCCGGCTTGCCCCATCTGGATAGCCAGGGAAACACGACTTATGATGTATCTCCACAGCTCATGGGTTCGATGGTGTTAGCCTGGTTGAAGGAAGGCGCCAGCATCGTTGGGGGTTGCTGTGGAACTACCCCAGACCACCTGGCTCAGATCGCTGCACAAATAAAGCACTGA
- the cofE gene encoding coenzyme F420-0:L-glutamate ligase → MKSLVLSALPDIPMVHTGDDLANIILDGLSLARIHIEDEDVVVIAQKIVSKAEGRWVNLAAVKPSPKAIELGRVVEKDARLVELILRESNQVLRTRIGTIIVEHRLGFICANAGIDHSNVAGEGSMGDEWVLLLPEDPDSSAASIRQQLETRIGKRLGVLIIDSHGRAWRQGVVGVAIGIAGLPGLVDMRGRSDLFGYSLRITTIGAADELAAAASLIMGQADEATPIIHVRGFPYTLREGALGELLRPKDQDLFR, encoded by the coding sequence ATGAAATCCCTGGTACTCAGCGCGCTGCCTGATATCCCGATGGTCCACACCGGTGATGACCTGGCGAATATCATTCTTGATGGACTTTCACTGGCCAGAATTCATATTGAAGATGAGGATGTCGTCGTTATCGCACAGAAAATCGTTTCCAAGGCGGAAGGCCGTTGGGTTAACCTGGCGGCGGTTAAGCCATCACCGAAAGCGATAGAGCTGGGGAGAGTAGTCGAAAAGGATGCACGTCTGGTCGAATTGATCTTGCGAGAAAGCAACCAGGTTTTACGTACCCGGATTGGGACGATTATTGTTGAACACCGCCTCGGTTTTATATGTGCCAATGCCGGTATTGACCATTCCAATGTAGCCGGTGAGGGCAGCATGGGAGATGAATGGGTATTATTATTACCCGAAGATCCGGATAGCTCAGCAGCTTCTATCCGCCAACAATTGGAAACGAGGATTGGGAAGAGATTGGGCGTGCTCATCATTGATTCACACGGAAGGGCCTGGCGGCAAGGTGTGGTTGGGGTGGCAATTGGAATTGCAGGCTTGCCGGGATTGGTGGATATGCGGGGAAGAAGCGACCTGTTTGGTTATAGCCTGCGGATCACCACAATTGGGGCGGCAGACGAATTAGCTGCCGCAGCATCGCTTATTATGGGGCAGGCGGATGAAGCAACGCCGATCATACACGTGAGGGGATTTCCATATACGCTTAGAGAAGGGGCGTTAGGTGAGTTATTACGTCCAAAAGACCAGGATTTGTTCAGATGA